From the genome of Variovorax sp. RA8, one region includes:
- a CDS encoding alpha/beta hydrolase — translation MSGAADDIAREVVRTARRGVPLAIWHRAGLDAPRPLVLIGHGGAGHKTAPAVERVAHALVRQAGFVVAAIDGPVHGERAAAGEGADAVRDRFRMLWADGGSVEPMVADWTDALDELCAMPLVDATAIGWYGLSMGTAYGLPVVGRTPRVRCAVLGLWGACRPRADEILQQAAAVRVPVLFQSKPDDEIITIAGARAVFAALGSADKRLTLHPGRHIDIGEPQMAEAVDFLQRQLQRVPA, via the coding sequence GTGAGCGGCGCCGCAGACGACATCGCGCGCGAGGTGGTGCGCACCGCGCGCCGCGGCGTGCCGCTGGCGATCTGGCACCGTGCGGGCCTCGACGCGCCGCGGCCGCTCGTGCTGATCGGCCATGGCGGCGCCGGCCACAAGACCGCGCCCGCGGTCGAGCGCGTGGCACATGCGCTGGTCCGGCAGGCCGGCTTCGTGGTCGCCGCAATCGATGGCCCCGTGCACGGCGAACGCGCCGCGGCGGGCGAGGGCGCCGACGCCGTGCGCGACCGCTTCCGCATGCTCTGGGCGGATGGCGGCAGCGTGGAGCCCATGGTGGCCGACTGGACCGACGCCCTGGATGAGCTGTGCGCCATGCCCCTCGTCGATGCCACGGCCATCGGCTGGTACGGCCTCTCGATGGGCACCGCGTACGGCCTGCCCGTCGTCGGCCGCACGCCGCGCGTGCGCTGCGCCGTGCTCGGGCTCTGGGGCGCCTGCCGCCCGCGCGCCGACGAGATCCTGCAGCAGGCCGCGGCGGTGCGCGTGCCCGTGCTGTTCCAGTCCAAGCCGGACGACGAGATCATCACGATCGCCGGTGCGCGCGCGGTCTTCGCGGCGCTCGGCTCGGCCGACAAGCGCCTCACGCTGCACCCGGGCCGGCACATCGACATCGGCGAGCCGCAAATGGCCGAGGCGGTGGATTTCCTGCAGCGCCAGCTGCAGCGCGTGCCTGCATGA
- a CDS encoding C40 family peptidase, with protein sequence MPTLRRSTVLCTCLLLAACGSTPPRAPGTLRPSLISAEQSSDAAIHAMGLVGTPYRYGGNTADGGFDCSGLIGFVYRQSAGLATPRTVAQLADFGNPISRNDLRTGDLVVFGGSRPTHAGIYVGENRFVHAPSTGGEVRLDRLDGPYWSRQRVDVRRP encoded by the coding sequence ATGCCGACCCTGCGTAGATCGACAGTCCTGTGCACCTGCCTGCTGCTCGCGGCCTGCGGCAGCACACCGCCCCGGGCGCCCGGGACCTTGCGGCCATCGTTGATTTCCGCCGAGCAATCGAGTGATGCGGCCATCCATGCCATGGGACTGGTCGGCACGCCCTACCGGTACGGCGGCAACACGGCCGATGGCGGCTTCGATTGCAGCGGGCTGATCGGCTTCGTGTACCGCCAAAGTGCCGGACTGGCAACGCCACGCACCGTGGCGCAACTCGCCGATTTCGGGAACCCGATATCGCGCAACGACCTGCGCACCGGGGACCTGGTGGTCTTCGGCGGCAGCCGGCCCACGCACGCCGGCATCTACGTGGGCGAGAACCGGTTCGTCCACGCGCCTTCCACGGGCGGCGAGGTGCGGCTGGACCGGCTCGACGGTCCGTACTGGTCGCGCCAGCGGGTGGATGTTCGGCGGCCCTGA
- a CDS encoding cellulose biosynthesis protein BcsC, whose protein sequence is MRRWVCVAAWAALGTGPVLAQADARASLAEQAIHWQSLGRLELAEASWRKLLSADPQSAEALYGMAQVELARGRADAARSWLVRLRAAHPADARAIQLEARIAQPGGPASDLEAARAAARAGRTAEALQAYRAFLGDRAPPEPLALEYYQALGGTPQGWDESRRGLERLARSRPDRSDYKLALAQLQTYREATRREGIHSLAELAKQPAGAPARDAWRQALLWLDARATDAELYRDYLALQPDPAVAQRLSQLGSPEPPRAPEGAPVQGARPAPPDPLRMGFAALERSDLPGAERRFQQVLRLRPADADALGGLGVVRLRQERFAEAEALLARASRTGGQRWASALRSATYWNLVGQAADARGRGDPTRARQLLDRAMQLDPTGPAARDALASLRSARAEQARAQARRESEAGDMAGARRTLEAALAEAPESLWVRHDLALVYRRMGLASQARELVDAMPAAQRDTPEGLHVQALQAGEAGDALAGLQYLDRIPEASRTADMNALRQSLQSRDEARRTELDRLRAERNAQEARARQAEAERAPQIAAGPVYRHRSGEAGLGRLTDVQTPLEARLPFGDGRLSLGVTPTSLRAGTLAFDAATAARFGGGTPAAQLQATGAAAPPGAQTESGVGLSVGYEGPNFSASLGTTPIGFTRSNVIGHLGYSAQLAETLSLKAELSRRPVTDSLLSFAGTRDPRTGLEWGGVVATGARLDLARDLGPYGVYGYGAVHGITGTSVASNRRRELGGGVYVPVLRGDGSSLTLGVNLGLMSYDKNLSHFIYGEGGYFSPQHFSSLTFPLDWQGRDGRLAWRINASIGIQSFREDPSPFNAVAGPAAFLAVPTRHRGIAYNVAAIAEYQIGPQLYLGGALGFNNARDYRQVTGNAYLRYVFGAGGGVPGAMMVKPFGSPYTPLP, encoded by the coding sequence ATGAGACGGTGGGTCTGCGTCGCGGCATGGGCCGCGCTGGGCACCGGGCCGGTCCTGGCGCAGGCCGACGCACGCGCCTCATTGGCCGAGCAGGCCATCCATTGGCAGAGCCTGGGCCGGCTCGAGCTGGCCGAAGCCAGCTGGCGCAAGCTGCTCAGCGCCGACCCGCAGTCCGCCGAGGCGCTGTACGGCATGGCCCAGGTCGAGCTCGCGCGCGGCCGGGCCGATGCGGCGCGAAGCTGGCTCGTACGCCTGCGCGCCGCGCATCCGGCGGATGCCAGGGCGATCCAGCTCGAGGCACGCATCGCCCAGCCGGGCGGCCCGGCCAGCGACCTGGAAGCCGCTCGCGCGGCCGCCCGCGCCGGACGCACCGCCGAGGCGCTGCAGGCCTACCGTGCCTTCCTCGGCGACCGCGCGCCGCCGGAGCCGCTGGCCCTGGAGTACTACCAGGCGCTTGGCGGCACCCCTCAGGGTTGGGACGAAAGCCGCCGAGGCCTGGAGCGCCTGGCGCGCAGCAGGCCGGACCGCTCCGACTACAAGCTCGCACTGGCGCAGTTGCAGACCTATCGCGAGGCCACGCGGCGCGAAGGCATCCATAGCCTGGCCGAGCTCGCGAAGCAGCCGGCCGGCGCGCCGGCCCGCGATGCATGGCGCCAGGCCCTGCTGTGGCTCGATGCCCGCGCCACCGATGCCGAGCTCTACCGCGACTACCTGGCGCTGCAGCCGGATCCCGCGGTGGCGCAGCGCTTGTCGCAATTGGGGTCCCCGGAACCGCCCCGCGCACCGGAGGGCGCCCCCGTGCAGGGCGCCCGGCCCGCCCCGCCGGACCCATTGCGCATGGGCTTCGCTGCGCTCGAGCGCAGCGACCTGCCGGGCGCCGAGCGGCGCTTCCAGCAAGTGCTGCGCCTGCGCCCGGCCGACGCCGATGCGCTCGGCGGCCTGGGTGTGGTGCGGTTGCGGCAGGAGCGATTCGCCGAAGCCGAAGCGCTGCTGGCCCGTGCCTCGAGGACGGGCGGCCAACGCTGGGCTTCTGCGCTTCGCAGCGCCACCTACTGGAACCTTGTCGGGCAGGCGGCCGACGCGCGCGGCCGCGGCGATCCGACGCGTGCGCGGCAACTGCTGGACCGCGCCATGCAGCTCGACCCGACGGGGCCCGCCGCGCGCGATGCACTCGCGAGCCTGCGGTCCGCGCGCGCCGAGCAGGCACGTGCGCAGGCCCGCCGCGAGTCCGAAGCTGGCGACATGGCCGGTGCGCGGCGCACGCTGGAAGCAGCGCTGGCCGAGGCTCCGGAAAGCCTCTGGGTCCGTCATGACCTCGCGCTCGTCTATCGCCGCATGGGCTTGGCGTCGCAGGCGCGCGAGCTCGTCGACGCCATGCCTGCCGCCCAGCGCGACACGCCGGAAGGACTCCATGTCCAGGCACTTCAGGCCGGCGAGGCCGGCGATGCGCTTGCGGGCCTGCAGTACCTCGACCGCATTCCGGAAGCTTCGCGCACGGCCGACATGAATGCGCTGCGGCAAAGCCTCCAGTCCCGGGACGAGGCCCGGCGCACCGAACTCGACCGGCTGCGCGCCGAGCGCAATGCCCAGGAGGCGCGAGCCCGGCAAGCCGAGGCCGAACGCGCACCGCAAATTGCGGCCGGGCCGGTGTACCGCCATCGCAGCGGCGAGGCGGGGCTCGGGCGGTTGACCGATGTGCAGACCCCCTTGGAGGCCAGGCTCCCGTTCGGCGACGGCCGCCTCTCGCTCGGCGTGACGCCGACCTCGCTGCGTGCCGGCACGCTGGCATTCGACGCCGCCACCGCGGCCCGCTTCGGCGGCGGCACGCCGGCCGCACAGTTGCAGGCCACCGGTGCGGCCGCACCGCCGGGCGCGCAAACCGAAAGCGGCGTCGGGCTGAGCGTCGGCTACGAAGGACCGAACTTCAGCGCCAGCCTGGGCACCACGCCCATCGGCTTCACGCGCAGCAACGTCATCGGCCACCTGGGCTACAGCGCGCAGCTCGCGGAAACGCTCTCGCTCAAGGCCGAACTCTCACGCCGGCCCGTGACCGACAGCCTGCTGTCCTTTGCCGGCACGCGCGACCCGCGCACCGGCCTCGAATGGGGCGGCGTGGTCGCCACCGGCGCACGCCTGGATCTCGCGCGGGACTTGGGGCCGTATGGCGTTTACGGGTACGGCGCCGTTCACGGCATCACCGGCACGAGCGTGGCCAGCAACCGGCGCCGTGAACTCGGCGGCGGCGTGTACGTGCCCGTCCTGCGCGGCGACGGCTCGTCCCTGACGCTGGGCGTGAACCTGGGGCTGATGTCGTACGACAAGAACCTGAGCCATTTCATCTACGGCGAGGGCGGCTACTTCAGCCCCCAGCACTTCTCCAGCCTCACCTTCCCGCTGGATTGGCAGGGGCGCGACGGGCGGCTTGCCTGGCGGATCAACGCGTCCATCGGCATACAGTCCTTCAGGGAGGACCCTTCGCCCTTCAACGCCGTGGCAGGCCCCGCGGCCTTCCTCGCCGTCCCGACGCGCCACCGGGGCATCGCCTACAACGTCGCGGCAATCGCCGAGTACCAGATCGGCCCGCAGCTCTACCTGGGCGGCGCCCTCGGGTTCAACAATGCGCGCGACTACCGGCAGGTCACGGGGAATGCGTATCTGCGCTACGTGTTCGGCGCAGGCGGTGGGGTGCCGGGCGCCATGATGGTCAAGCCCTTCGGCTCTCCCTACACACCGCTGCCTTGA
- a CDS encoding cupin domain-containing protein, with the protein MTAVQKTYEMPIQTPTPQQMQSRVARFKNLRYPPDRYPDSQLPGHVRRNYLVIGRGLVVEGGKDPMSAIAIDEGFQMSYVEAEPGNGPKLHNHDTNETFVAIKGRWRVIWGLNEEHSVDLDPLDVCSMPAYTPRRFINLEPGEGSTQGLLLAVQPGNAPNCEFM; encoded by the coding sequence ATGACCGCCGTCCAGAAGACCTACGAGATGCCCATCCAGACGCCGACCCCGCAGCAGATGCAGTCTCGCGTGGCCCGCTTCAAGAACCTGCGCTACCCGCCCGACCGCTACCCCGACAGCCAGCTGCCGGGGCACGTGCGGCGCAACTACCTCGTGATCGGGCGCGGTCTCGTCGTCGAGGGCGGCAAGGACCCGATGTCGGCGATCGCCATCGACGAGGGCTTCCAGATGTCGTACGTCGAGGCCGAGCCCGGCAACGGCCCGAAGCTGCACAACCACGACACCAACGAGACCTTCGTCGCGATCAAGGGCCGCTGGCGCGTCATCTGGGGCCTGAACGAGGAGCACTCGGTCGACCTCGACCCGCTGGACGTCTGCTCGATGCCGGCCTACACGCCGCGCCGCTTCATCAACCTCGAGCCCGGCGAAGGCAGCACCCAGGGCCTGCTGCTCGCGGTGCAGCCGGGCAACGCGCCCAACTGCGAGTTCATGTGA
- a CDS encoding DUF1330 domain-containing protein, which translates to MAKAYWVSAYRAIKDADKIAAYAKLAGPAITAGGGRFLARGLPAKVYEYGLPERTVLIEFDSVEQALAVHDSPAYQAALHALGDGAERDLRIIEGA; encoded by the coding sequence ATGGCAAAAGCCTATTGGGTCAGCGCATACCGTGCCATCAAGGACGCCGACAAAATTGCCGCCTACGCGAAGCTCGCCGGCCCTGCGATCACCGCCGGCGGCGGGCGCTTCCTGGCGCGCGGCCTGCCCGCGAAAGTCTATGAGTACGGATTGCCCGAACGCACCGTGCTGATCGAGTTCGACAGCGTCGAGCAGGCGCTGGCCGTGCATGACAGCCCCGCCTACCAGGCCGCGCTGCACGCGCTCGGCGACGGTGCCGAACGGGATCTGCGGATCATCGAAGGGGCCTGA
- a CDS encoding LysR family transcriptional regulator has translation MQARHLDVYLLRCVVALVAEGHVTRAAERMGITQPAMSATLARLRTLFADPLLVRTEKGMVTTPRARQLAARFQQALDLVDQAVADGADFDPAAATERFRIAASETLGYLLMPSLIAHVRRLAPAVQLTVQPPDLGRVRHDLEEGGIDLLVAFIRDAPAGLRFTPLMSQPMRVIAAAGHPDVQGRLTRAQYVAHPHVFYALGRTGASTLEAVVDEALERAGLVRTIGARVSSTLVSPGLVAQSDLLATLPERIARHFSAVWQLQVLEPPVPLEDVSTSMFWHERMHHNPAHRWLRQQFEIVARSTGTA, from the coding sequence ATGCAAGCCCGCCATCTCGACGTCTACCTGCTGCGCTGCGTGGTCGCCTTGGTGGCCGAGGGCCACGTGACGCGCGCGGCCGAGCGCATGGGCATCACACAGCCGGCGATGAGCGCAACGCTGGCGCGGCTGCGCACCCTGTTCGCCGACCCGCTGCTGGTGCGTACCGAAAAAGGCATGGTGACCACGCCGCGCGCCCGGCAGCTGGCCGCCCGGTTCCAGCAGGCGCTGGACCTGGTCGACCAGGCCGTGGCCGATGGTGCCGACTTCGACCCCGCGGCGGCGACCGAGCGCTTCCGCATCGCCGCCAGCGAGACACTGGGCTACCTGCTGATGCCTTCGCTGATCGCGCACGTGCGGCGGCTCGCGCCCGCCGTGCAGCTCACGGTGCAGCCGCCCGACCTGGGCCGCGTGCGCCACGACCTCGAGGAAGGCGGCATCGACCTCTTGGTCGCCTTCATCCGCGATGCGCCGGCGGGCCTGCGCTTCACGCCGCTCATGAGTCAGCCCATGCGGGTCATCGCGGCGGCCGGGCACCCCGACGTGCAGGGCCGGCTGACACGGGCACAGTACGTGGCGCACCCGCACGTGTTCTATGCGCTGGGCCGGACCGGGGCGTCGACGCTCGAAGCCGTGGTCGACGAGGCGCTGGAGCGCGCGGGGCTGGTGCGGACCATCGGCGCGCGCGTGTCCTCCACCCTGGTCTCGCCGGGGCTGGTTGCGCAGTCGGACCTGCTGGCCACGCTGCCCGAGCGCATTGCCCGGCACTTCTCGGCGGTCTGGCAGCTGCAGGTGCTCGAGCCGCCGGTGCCGCTCGAGGACGTGAGCACCTCGATGTTCTGGCACGAGCGCATGCACCACAACCCGGCCCATCGCTGGCTGCGCCAGCAGTTCGAGATCGTCGCGCGCAGCACGGGCACGGCCTGA
- a CDS encoding RraA family protein produces MRDGASAPVQPRHRILQAPPAPPATLVEALRACATANLADGLPQVQVALGLVPRHAAAGVLCGPALTVRVDAGDNLLAQHAIDLARPGDVIVIDGAAGPERALVGETMARWAHARGVAGFVVDGAVRDLEYLRQGPLPVYSRSVSPRGPTRTGGGEVYGEVGVGGAVVRAGDLVVGDLDGVVCVPQALAQAANEACLQLMARERETFEAIRRGTLSRAWIAQALTRDAASR; encoded by the coding sequence ATGAGGGACGGTGCATCCGCGCCCGTGCAGCCGCGCCACCGCATCCTCCAGGCGCCGCCGGCACCGCCCGCCACGCTCGTCGAGGCCCTGCGCGCCTGTGCGACCGCGAACCTCGCCGACGGCCTGCCGCAGGTGCAGGTCGCCCTGGGCCTGGTGCCGCGCCATGCCGCGGCCGGCGTGCTGTGCGGACCCGCGCTCACGGTGCGCGTGGATGCCGGCGACAACTTGTTGGCCCAGCACGCCATCGACCTGGCGCGGCCGGGCGACGTGATCGTGATCGACGGTGCGGCCGGCCCGGAGCGCGCGCTCGTGGGGGAGACCATGGCCCGCTGGGCGCATGCGCGCGGCGTCGCCGGCTTCGTGGTCGACGGCGCTGTGCGCGATCTGGAGTACCTGCGCCAGGGGCCGTTGCCCGTCTATTCGCGCAGTGTCTCGCCGCGTGGCCCCACGCGAACGGGCGGCGGCGAGGTCTACGGCGAGGTCGGCGTGGGCGGCGCGGTGGTGCGTGCGGGCGACCTGGTCGTGGGTGATCTCGACGGCGTGGTCTGCGTGCCGCAGGCGCTGGCCCAGGCCGCGAACGAGGCCTGCCTGCAGCTCATGGCGCGCGAGCGCGAGACCTTCGAGGCGATCCGCCGCGGCACGCTCTCGCGGGCCTGGATCGCGCAGGCGCTGACCCGCGACGCTGCATCCCGTTGA
- a CDS encoding Bug family tripartite tricarboxylate transporter substrate binding protein, translating to MKSFAIHAVMAGTLLALGQAAFAQQADSYPSKPVRIVFGFPAGSATDVAARRVAAKLSAELGQSFYVENRPGANGNIGGEAAAKARPDGYTLLAATISEMAINKPAGIRMSYDPAKDFVPVGLLFTSNPVLVSSNASKLETVPQLVARAKARPGEVNWAAVNAFQQVFVASFEKAAGVKLNVVPYKGTAFAMTDVIGGQLDGMVGYPAEAMGHTSAGRARALGLGGTQRNAYMPDTPTLGELGYADMDLIAWGGLFAPAGTPPAIVDKLNRAIRNANATPDVREALAKTGSEAKPYTADQFATFVRNEIARWDKLVHETGVKIGE from the coding sequence ATGAAGTCATTCGCCATTCATGCCGTCATGGCCGGCACCCTGCTCGCCCTCGGCCAGGCAGCGTTCGCGCAGCAGGCCGACAGCTACCCCTCCAAGCCCGTGCGCATCGTGTTCGGGTTTCCCGCCGGCAGCGCGACCGACGTGGCGGCGCGGCGCGTGGCCGCCAAGCTCAGCGCAGAGCTGGGCCAGTCCTTCTACGTCGAGAACCGCCCCGGCGCAAACGGCAACATCGGCGGCGAGGCCGCGGCCAAGGCGCGTCCCGACGGCTATACGCTGCTGGCCGCGACCATCAGCGAGATGGCGATCAACAAGCCGGCCGGCATTCGCATGAGCTACGACCCGGCCAAGGACTTCGTCCCGGTCGGCCTGCTGTTCACCAGCAACCCGGTGCTGGTGTCGAGCAACGCGTCCAAGCTCGAGACCGTGCCCCAGCTCGTCGCACGTGCCAAGGCACGGCCCGGCGAGGTGAATTGGGCGGCGGTCAACGCATTCCAGCAGGTATTCGTCGCCTCGTTCGAGAAGGCCGCGGGCGTCAAGCTCAACGTCGTGCCCTACAAGGGCACCGCCTTCGCCATGACCGACGTGATCGGCGGCCAGCTCGACGGCATGGTGGGCTACCCGGCCGAAGCCATGGGCCACACCTCGGCCGGCCGCGCCAGGGCCCTGGGCCTGGGGGGCACGCAGCGCAACGCGTACATGCCCGACACGCCCACGCTCGGCGAGCTGGGCTATGCCGACATGGACCTGATCGCGTGGGGTGGCCTCTTCGCGCCCGCGGGCACGCCGCCCGCCATCGTCGACAAGCTCAACCGCGCGATCCGCAACGCCAACGCCACGCCCGACGTGCGCGAGGCGCTGGCCAAGACGGGCTCGGAGGCCAAGCCCTACACCGCCGACCAGTTCGCCACCTTCGTGCGCAACGAGATCGCGCGCTGGGACAAGCTCGTGCACGAGACCGGCGTGAAGATCGGCGAATGA